The following proteins are encoded in a genomic region of Sorangiineae bacterium MSr12523:
- a CDS encoding serine/threonine protein kinase, protein MPAEAFAQAEAMGQLVAAGGPKRCPNCGTHYPVDFLVCPKDASSLVSDSGEEGDALLGMVLGDAYLIQRLIGEGGMARVYEARHVRLRERRLAVKILHPEFARDMEVVQRFQREAESSSAINHPNVIEVYDVSRGPDNRPYLVGEFLEGEELGEHLKKVGRLDVATAVAITRQICRALNAAHVRGIVHRDMKPENVFVIARDGQPHIKVLDFGISKVGHRNTHLTRTGMIMGTPSFMAPEQARGEKVDSRADIYAVGALLYTLLTGRRPFDNDDPTATLSQVLTEEPIRPRQIDPAIPPALELVVQRAMQKDPRERYQSMVDLDVALAPFDAGAFSSPEMQTILRKGDGAVIGHGNPHDPSARTMRAALGSLPGPTSGTGSLPAISKEALDAMEATSSAAQYARPTIVTMTITLVVWFIGGVSGALGGTIRYFRPGDITGTEAVMLIVGTALLAITPTALFALHVRRSVWPNSVRAVELASDLRRTAAAALVFYGMGGLLIRVLYTVFLRTSSELSHGIWDTGLFLLSFLGALIAGGIGPIARFFRRKANG, encoded by the coding sequence TTGCCGGCAGAGGCTTTCGCCCAGGCCGAGGCGATGGGGCAGCTCGTGGCTGCGGGCGGCCCCAAGCGCTGCCCCAACTGCGGGACGCACTACCCGGTCGACTTTCTCGTCTGTCCAAAGGATGCCAGCTCGCTGGTGAGCGACTCGGGCGAGGAGGGCGATGCGCTGCTGGGCATGGTTCTCGGCGACGCATACCTGATTCAACGCCTCATCGGCGAAGGCGGTATGGCGCGCGTCTACGAGGCGCGTCACGTCCGACTGCGTGAGCGGCGCCTCGCGGTGAAGATCCTGCACCCCGAGTTCGCGCGCGACATGGAGGTCGTGCAGCGCTTCCAGCGCGAGGCGGAGAGCTCCAGCGCGATCAACCATCCCAACGTGATCGAGGTCTACGACGTCTCGCGCGGGCCGGACAACCGGCCGTACCTCGTCGGTGAGTTCCTCGAGGGCGAGGAGCTGGGCGAGCACCTGAAGAAGGTGGGCCGGCTCGACGTGGCCACGGCCGTGGCCATCACGCGCCAGATCTGCCGAGCCCTGAATGCCGCCCACGTGCGCGGGATCGTTCACCGCGACATGAAGCCGGAGAACGTCTTCGTCATCGCGCGCGATGGGCAGCCGCACATCAAGGTGCTCGACTTCGGCATCAGCAAGGTTGGCCATCGCAACACGCACCTCACGCGCACCGGCATGATCATGGGCACGCCCTCGTTTATGGCGCCCGAGCAGGCCCGCGGCGAAAAGGTGGATTCGCGGGCGGACATCTATGCCGTGGGCGCGCTCCTGTACACGCTGCTCACGGGCCGCCGGCCGTTCGACAACGACGATCCCACGGCGACGCTTTCGCAGGTCCTCACCGAGGAGCCGATTCGTCCGCGGCAGATCGATCCGGCCATTCCGCCGGCGCTCGAGCTCGTGGTGCAACGCGCGATGCAGAAGGATCCGCGCGAGCGCTATCAGTCGATGGTCGATCTGGACGTGGCCCTCGCGCCGTTCGATGCGGGCGCGTTCTCCTCGCCGGAGATGCAGACCATTCTGCGCAAGGGCGACGGCGCCGTCATCGGCCACGGCAATCCGCACGATCCCTCCGCGCGCACGATGCGCGCCGCGTTGGGCTCACTTCCTGGGCCCACCAGCGGGACGGGTTCGCTGCCGGCCATCTCGAAAGAGGCACTCGATGCGATGGAGGCCACGTCCTCTGCAGCGCAGTACGCGCGGCCGACCATCGTGACGATGACCATCACGCTGGTGGTGTGGTTCATCGGCGGTGTCTCCGGTGCTCTCGGCGGTACCATTCGCTACTTCCGGCCTGGCGACATCACGGGCACCGAGGCGGTGATGCTCATCGTGGGCACCGCGCTTCTGGCCATCACGCCCACGGCCTTGTTCGCACTCCACGTGCGCCGCTCGGTGTGGCCGAACAGCGTGCGCGCAGTCGAACTCGCGTCGGACCTACGCCGCACCGCCGCCGCCGCCCTCGTCTTCTACGGCATGGGCGGCCTCCTCATCCGTGTACTCTACACCGTCTTCCTGCGCACCAGCTCCGAGCTCTCCCACGGCATCTGGGACACGGGCCTCTTCCTACTGAGCTTCCTCGGCGCCTTGATCGCCGGCGGCATCGGCCCCATCGCCCGCTTCTTCCGCCGCAAAGCGAACGGCTGA
- a CDS encoding GxxExxY protein gives MEQGGGEAGRFGGWSDAVIGACIEVHRYLGPGLLESAYEECVAYELRERGLRFERQRPLPLEYKGVKLECGYRLDLVVEESLIVELKCVERLLPIHEAQLLTYLRLSGLRTGLLVNFREAVLKDGLRRLTNQTKSPRLPASL, from the coding sequence ATGGAACAGGGAGGCGGGGAGGCGGGGAGATTTGGGGGTTGGTCCGACGCGGTGATCGGTGCGTGCATCGAGGTTCACCGTTACCTCGGACCTGGGTTGCTCGAATCCGCTTACGAGGAGTGCGTTGCGTACGAGTTGCGTGAGAGGGGCCTGCGTTTCGAGCGCCAGAGGCCGTTGCCTCTCGAATACAAAGGGGTGAAACTGGAGTGCGGCTATCGACTCGACCTGGTCGTGGAAGAGTCACTGATCGTCGAGCTCAAATGCGTCGAGCGACTGCTCCCCATCCATGAGGCACAGCTGCTGACTTATCTGCGGCTGTCTGGCTTGAGAACGGGACTGCTCGTTAACTTTCGCGAAGCGGTCCTCAAAGACGGACTTCGACGCCTTACCAACCAAACAAAATCTCCCCGCCTCCCCGCCTCCCTGTGA
- a CDS encoding HTH domain-containing protein has product MRRTERLFALAEYLRGRRTGVTAEVLAERFNVTVRTIYRDLDTLRDASMPLSAERGRGGGYALDRSYSLPPVNFTAREAALIVALGRFAIDMRLLPFTDTLDSGLDKVRAALSTSAQRELLTRLKELSFQGVPALPSKKAVRAAIERAWFEQQPVQITYVDSNYIQTTRDVRIESVIMDRHETRIDATDLAAGERRHFRLDRIEHAEILRPAVT; this is encoded by the coding sequence ATGCGCCGCACCGAGCGCCTGTTCGCCCTCGCCGAATACCTACGCGGCCGCCGCACCGGCGTCACGGCCGAAGTTCTCGCGGAGCGCTTCAATGTGACGGTCCGCACCATCTACCGCGACCTGGACACGTTGCGCGACGCATCCATGCCGCTATCGGCCGAACGCGGTCGCGGTGGCGGGTATGCGCTGGACCGCAGCTACAGCCTTCCGCCGGTGAACTTCACGGCACGCGAGGCAGCGCTCATCGTGGCGCTGGGGCGCTTTGCCATCGACATGCGCCTGCTTCCGTTCACCGATACGCTCGACTCGGGCCTCGACAAGGTACGCGCCGCCCTCTCGACCTCCGCGCAGCGCGAGCTTCTGACGCGCCTCAAGGAGCTATCCTTCCAAGGCGTTCCTGCCCTGCCGAGCAAAAAAGCCGTACGCGCCGCCATCGAGCGCGCTTGGTTCGAGCAGCAACCGGTGCAAATCACCTACGTGGACAGCAACTACATCCAAACGACGCGCGACGTCCGCATCGAATCCGTCATCATGGACCGCCACGAAACGCGCATCGACGCCACCGACCTCGCCGCCGGCGAACGCCGCCACTTCCGCCTCGACCGCATCGAACACGCCGAAATCCTCCGCCCAGCAGTCACCTAG
- a CDS encoding extensin family protein has translation MQKVSWIGLVSAVLATLATLATGEGVAKGDGSAKGDGSAKPAGFANEDPADDMIVGPPAPRDDCEAALKAEGVRFSTARLGLQKHKTMTCGSEQVVVYHRSAAGIAYDPPAMVTCNMALALSRFDTVAQEEAKRAFGKRIVRVHQLGTYACREMKAYPGWVSEHSYANAIDLETFTLDDGKAVSVLRHFDKADAPAKAEGRFLRQISRRAYDENLFSNVLTPFFDALHRNHFHIDLGRYRTDGTRG, from the coding sequence ATGCAGAAGGTGTCGTGGATCGGCCTCGTATCGGCCGTGCTGGCTACGTTGGCGACACTCGCGACGGGCGAGGGCGTCGCCAAGGGCGATGGATCGGCCAAAGGTGATGGATCGGCCAAGCCGGCCGGGTTTGCAAACGAAGATCCGGCGGACGACATGATCGTGGGCCCGCCCGCCCCGCGCGATGACTGCGAGGCGGCGCTGAAGGCCGAGGGCGTGCGCTTCTCGACGGCGCGGCTCGGCCTTCAAAAGCACAAGACCATGACGTGCGGCTCCGAGCAGGTGGTCGTCTATCACCGCAGTGCGGCGGGTATCGCCTACGATCCGCCGGCGATGGTCACGTGCAACATGGCGCTGGCCCTCTCGCGTTTCGATACGGTGGCGCAGGAGGAAGCGAAACGCGCCTTTGGCAAGCGCATCGTGCGCGTTCATCAACTGGGCACCTACGCCTGCCGCGAAATGAAGGCGTATCCGGGATGGGTGAGCGAGCACTCCTATGCCAACGCCATCGACTTGGAGACCTTTACCCTGGACGACGGCAAGGCCGTCTCCGTCTTGCGCCACTTCGATAAGGCCGATGCGCCCGCCAAAGCCGAGGGCCGTTTCCTTCGCCAGATCTCTCGCCGCGCGTACGACGAGAACCTCTTTTCCAACGTACTTACCCCGTTCTTCGACGCCCTTCATCGCAACCACTTCCACATCGATTTGGGTCGCTATCGGACGGACGGAACGCGCGGATAG
- a CDS encoding DUF2214 family protein, with translation MSSILAALHLLALGIGLGGVYVRGRQLRYPLDDARLRNLFAADNAWGVAAVLWLVTGLWRFLGGVEKPTGWYLHNPLFHAKLTLFILILAFEAYPMTMLIKWRIRVKKNMSIDPSPLSRMRLFNRLEIASVVIIVFIATFMARGHGI, from the coding sequence ATGTCGAGTATCCTCGCGGCCCTTCATCTGCTGGCGTTGGGCATTGGCTTGGGTGGCGTGTACGTTCGCGGGCGCCAACTTCGCTATCCGCTGGACGACGCGCGGCTACGCAATCTGTTTGCGGCGGACAATGCCTGGGGGGTAGCGGCGGTTCTCTGGCTCGTCACGGGGTTGTGGCGCTTTCTTGGCGGCGTGGAGAAGCCCACCGGTTGGTACCTGCACAACCCGCTTTTCCACGCCAAGCTGACGCTCTTCATCCTGATCCTGGCCTTCGAGGCCTACCCGATGACCATGCTCATCAAATGGCGCATCCGCGTGAAGAAGAACATGAGCATCGACCCCTCCCCCCTAAGCCGCATGCGCCTCTTCAACCGGCTCGAGATTGCCTCCGTCGTCATCATCGTCTTCATCGCCACCTTCATGGCCCGCGGCCACGGCATCTAA
- a CDS encoding nitrilase family protein encodes MNSLRIATAQFENRSGDKDFNLGVIDALAAKAKQQGAEVVAFHECSVTGYTFARHLSREQMLELAEPVPQGRSIERLVAIARKRQIVVLAGLFEKDREENLFKAYVCVDENGVVAKFRKLHPFINPHLLPGNEYVVFDIHGWKCGILICYDNNVIENVRATALLGAEVIFMPHVTMCTPSTRPGAGFVDPALWKNRESDPTSLRLEFDGMKGRGWLMKWLPARAYDNGIYAVFSNAIGMDDDQLKNGCSMVVDPFGDVIAECRTLGDDVTVAVCTRDKLEMAGGHRYRKARRPDLYREILGRAHTPEQQVAWLATPATGSEGGDAGR; translated from the coding sequence ATGAATAGCTTGAGAATCGCGACCGCGCAGTTCGAGAATAGGAGCGGCGACAAAGACTTCAACCTGGGCGTGATCGATGCTCTGGCGGCAAAGGCCAAGCAGCAGGGCGCCGAGGTGGTCGCGTTCCACGAGTGCTCCGTCACGGGTTACACCTTCGCGCGCCACCTCTCGCGCGAGCAGATGCTCGAGCTGGCCGAGCCGGTGCCCCAAGGGCGAAGCATCGAGCGCCTGGTGGCCATCGCCCGAAAGCGGCAGATCGTGGTCTTGGCCGGCCTGTTCGAGAAAGACCGCGAGGAGAACCTCTTCAAAGCGTACGTCTGCGTCGATGAGAACGGGGTGGTGGCCAAATTTCGAAAGCTGCACCCGTTCATCAATCCGCATCTCTTACCGGGGAACGAATACGTCGTATTCGATATCCATGGTTGGAAATGCGGTATTTTGATTTGCTACGACAACAACGTCATCGAGAACGTGCGCGCCACGGCCTTGCTCGGGGCCGAAGTGATCTTCATGCCGCACGTCACCATGTGCACGCCCTCCACGCGGCCGGGTGCAGGCTTCGTCGATCCGGCGCTCTGGAAGAACCGCGAGAGCGATCCCACCTCGCTGCGGCTGGAATTCGACGGCATGAAGGGGCGCGGATGGCTCATGAAATGGCTACCTGCCCGCGCCTACGACAATGGCATTTACGCCGTGTTCTCCAATGCCATCGGCATGGATGACGACCAGTTGAAGAATGGCTGTTCCATGGTGGTCGATCCCTTCGGCGACGTCATTGCCGAGTGTCGAACCTTGGGCGATGACGTCACCGTCGCGGTGTGCACGCGCGACAAATTGGAGATGGCCGGAGGCCACCGGTATCGCAAAGCGCGCCGCCCGGATCTCTATCGGGAGATCCTCGGGCGGGCGCACACGCCGGAGCAGCAGGTCGCGTGGTTAGCGACGCCGGCGACGGGAAGCGAAGGCGGCGACGCCGGCCGCTAG
- a CDS encoding DJ-1/PfpI family protein — translation MERWNTGIVVFDDVEVLDFTGPFEVFSRTRLVGGVASRRSEEHAPFRVFTIGVREGTVSAIGGLKVTPDYSLANAPPIDLLLVPGGLGTRPLVNDAKTIDFIRERASSAKIVASVCTGALLLAKAGLLRGKRATTHWAALDELAKLDPEVHVERNARWVDEGAIITSAGVASGIDMSFYLVEKQHGREVADETAHYIEYRRAASA, via the coding sequence ATGGAACGATGGAACACCGGAATCGTCGTGTTCGACGACGTCGAAGTGCTGGACTTCACGGGGCCGTTCGAAGTCTTTTCTAGGACCAGGCTCGTCGGCGGGGTAGCGTCGCGTCGCTCGGAGGAACATGCACCTTTCCGAGTGTTCACCATCGGCGTGCGCGAAGGCACGGTTTCGGCCATCGGTGGTCTCAAGGTCACGCCAGATTATTCGCTCGCCAATGCGCCGCCCATCGACCTTCTCCTGGTTCCCGGAGGCCTTGGCACGCGTCCGCTGGTGAACGACGCGAAGACGATCGACTTCATCCGCGAGCGCGCCTCCTCCGCGAAGATCGTTGCCTCGGTGTGCACGGGCGCCCTTTTGCTGGCAAAGGCCGGCCTCTTGCGCGGCAAGCGCGCGACCACGCATTGGGCCGCACTCGACGAGCTCGCCAAATTGGACCCCGAGGTTCACGTCGAGCGCAACGCGCGCTGGGTCGACGAGGGCGCGATCATCACCTCGGCCGGCGTCGCCTCGGGCATCGACATGTCCTTCTACCTCGTGGAAAAGCAGCACGGCCGCGAGGTTGCCGACGAGACCGCGCACTACATCGAATACCGGCGCGCCGCGTCCGCTTGA
- the nudC gene encoding NAD(+) diphosphatase produces the protein MTSVRRLTPADASQRTWLLVHPKGLVVRRESDDAVFFPTDDDIAQLGVDTQAAHHLGSLRDEHGRDTESFAVSLDEETQLRPPLVVANLRELYIPLGDERFWLAGRATQVVDWAKTHRFCGRCATPTVAMENERCLRCPACGLLSYPRISPAIIVLVRRGDRVLLARNARSTFGFYSVLAGFSEVGESLEETIVREVREEVGVDVANARYFGSQPWPFPHSLMIGFFADWVSGEIQVDGAEIAHADWFRADALPPIPPRLSIARSLIDAWLAEVRGR, from the coding sequence ATGACTTCCGTTCGTCGCTTGACCCCCGCCGATGCTTCGCAGCGAACCTGGCTCCTGGTGCATCCCAAAGGCCTCGTCGTCCGTCGCGAAAGCGATGACGCCGTGTTTTTTCCCACGGATGACGACATCGCGCAGCTCGGCGTGGACACCCAGGCCGCGCACCATCTCGGATCGCTGCGTGATGAGCATGGCCGCGATACGGAGTCCTTCGCCGTGTCGCTCGACGAGGAGACGCAGCTGCGGCCGCCCTTGGTCGTGGCCAACCTTCGCGAGCTCTACATTCCGCTCGGCGACGAGCGTTTCTGGTTGGCCGGCCGGGCCACCCAAGTCGTCGATTGGGCCAAGACCCACCGATTCTGTGGCCGGTGCGCGACGCCCACCGTGGCGATGGAGAACGAGCGCTGCCTGCGTTGTCCCGCGTGCGGTCTCCTGTCGTACCCGCGGATCTCGCCGGCCATCATCGTGCTCGTGCGCCGTGGCGATCGCGTGCTGCTCGCACGCAACGCTCGTTCCACGTTTGGCTTCTACAGCGTGCTCGCCGGGTTCTCCGAGGTGGGCGAGTCACTCGAGGAGACCATCGTGCGCGAGGTCCGTGAGGAAGTCGGCGTCGACGTGGCCAATGCCCGCTACTTCGGGAGCCAGCCTTGGCCGTTCCCGCACTCGCTCATGATCGGCTTCTTTGCCGATTGGGTGTCGGGCGAGATCCAAGTCGATGGCGCCGAAATTGCGCACGCCGACTGGTTCCGCGCCG